A genomic window from Quercus lobata isolate SW786 chromosome 10, ValleyOak3.0 Primary Assembly, whole genome shotgun sequence includes:
- the LOC115963769 gene encoding transcription factor BIM1, translating to MELPQPRPFGTAGRKPTHDFLSLYTHSTAQQDPRPSSQGSYLKTHDFLQPLERIGKTSAKEETTAEISSVEKPPPPAPPPSVEHTLPGGIGTYTISHISSYFNQRVPKPEGSIYTVAQTSSTDRNDENSNSSSYTGSGFTLWEESALKKGKTGKENMGEKPVTREAGAKLSGQQWTTSSERPSLSSNSNNNNNNDNHRNSFSSLSSSQATGQKNKNKSFMEMIKSAQGSTHEDDIIIDDEEEFVLKKEPSTPVATTATTTPHIGELRVKVDGKSSDQKANTPRSKHSATEQRRRSKINDRFQMLRELIPNSDQKRDKASFLLEVIEYIQFLQEKVHKYEGSYQGWSHEPAKLMPWRNNHRPAESYVDQSRGVNNASAPALVFAGKFDEKNICVSPTIAGSAQNPVESDISTATTFKQMDNHPIITNKGIPFPMSLQPNVFTPVRISGAVPQLPPKLASDAENISSHPQPQLCQLRSCPTDGGTTSDKPKEQDLTVEGGTISISSVYSQGLLNTLTEALQSSGVDLSQASISVQIELGKQSNGRATRPPSVVKVNEVPTSNQGTIRSRVASAEDSDQARKKFKTGKS from the exons atggaGCTTCCTCAACCTCGTCCCTTTGGAACCGCAG GACGAAAACCAACACATGATTTTCTGTCACTGTACACTCATTCAACTGCCCAGCAAGATCCAAGGCCATCTTCtcaag GAAGTTACCTCAAAACTCATGATTTCTTGCAACCATTAGAGCGGATAGGAAAGACCAGTGCAAAGGAAGAAACCACAGCTGAGATATCATCGGTGGAAAAGCCACCGCCTCCGGCACCACCGCCTTCGGTGGAGCACACTCTCCCCGGAGGGATTGGGACTTACACTATAAGCCACATTTCATCCTATTTTAATCAAAGGGTTCCAAAGCCAGAGGGGTCAATATATACAGTAGCACAAACAAGTAGTACAGATAGGAATGATGAAAATTCCAACTCCAGTTCTTATACAGGAAGTGGGTTCACATTGTGGGAAGAATCTGCGTTGAAAAAGGGAAAGACAGGGAAGGAGAATATGGGTGAAAAACCAGTCACAAGAG AAGCTGGGGCGAAGTTGAGTGGACAACAATGGACGACGTCGTCAGAGAGGCCATCACTGTCGTCTAAcagtaacaacaacaacaacaacgacaacCACCGCAACAGCTTcagctctctctcttcctctca GGCTACAGGGCagaagaacaagaacaaaagcTTCATGGAAATGATCAAATCCGCACAAGGTAGTACCCATGAAGATGACATAATAATAGACGATGAGGAAGAGTTTGTCCTTAAGAAAGAGCCCTCTACTCCTGTTGCTACTACAGCTACTACTACTCCCCACATAG GGGAGCTGAGGGTAAAAGTGGACGGGAAGAGCTCTGATCAGAAGGCTAACACGCCACGTTCCAAGCATTCTGCAACAGAGCAGCGTAGAAGGAGTAAAATTAATGATAG ATTTCAGATGTTGAGGGAACTCATTCCTAATAGTGACCAAAAGAGAGATAAGGCATCATTTTTATTAGAG GTTATCGAGTACATTCAGTTTTTACAGGAGAAAGTACACAAGTATGAGGGGTCATACCAAGGATGGAGCCATGAACCGGCAAAATTGATGCCATgg AGAAACAATCACAGACCAGCAGAAAGTTATGTTGATCAATCACGAGGTGTAAATAATGCGTCTGCTCCTGCATTAGTGTTTGCTGGGAAgtttgatgagaaaaatatcTGCGTCTCTCCAACCATTGCTGGGAGTGCACAGAACCCAGTAGAATCTGACATAAGTACTGCCACTACCTTTAAACAGATGGATAACCACCCCATAATCACCAATAAGGGAATACCCTTTCCTATGTCGCTGCAGCCAAATGTCTTCACACCTGTCAGGATTAGTGGTGCAGTACCTCAACTTCCTCCTAAATTGGCATCTGATGCAGAAAACATTTCATCTCATCCTCAACCACAGTTATGTCAACTGAGATCATGTCCTACTGATGGCGGCACAACTAGTGACAAGCCAAAAGAACAGGACTTGACTGTTGAAGGTGGTACCATTAGCATATCAAGTGTGTATTCTCAAGG GTTGTTAAATACTCTGACAGAAGCACTGCAGAGTTCTGGAGTGGATTTGTCACAAGCCAGTATCTCAGTACAAATTGAGCTTGGAAAGCAATCTAATGGTAGAGCGACCAGACCACCATCTGTTGTAAAG GTTAATGAGGTTCCAACTAGCAATCAGGGGACAATACGCTCTAGAGTTGCAAGTGCTGAAGACTCTGACCAAGCCCGAAAGAAGTTCAAGACAGGCAAAAGCTAA